The genomic segment CGAGTCTACAGGCCATGCGGTTCGCTGATCTGAACCTTGATACCTGGCGGGACGATGAGAGCCCCACAAGGAGACGTAGGGGAGGGAAGCGGAGTGGTTGACCGGGCCACGGTTATCGGACTGACCTGCACCGTGGGCCTGCTGCTGTGGGCCATAGTGGCCAGCGCGGGCAGTGACGCGGGGGCCTTCTGGCAGATTTCATCTGTGGCCCTAGTGGTTGGCGGGGCGGCCTTGACCACGGCGGCCTGGTCCGCCGCCGAGAGTGACTGCCAACGCTTGTCGT from the Candidatus Thorarchaeota archaeon genome contains:
- the dctP gene encoding TRAP transporter substrate-binding protein DctP, with protein sequence MYISIQQGTVDGQENPIPTIHVNKFHEVAKYVSLTNHIYGPIPICMNDKRWQSLSAADQAAVVKAAPPTTRATDEICQKAPASLPALATMAHSSRPTVQVSPITVARSTTPLPSPTSPCGALIVPPGIKVQISEPHGL